The proteins below come from a single Pichia kudriavzevii chromosome 2, complete sequence genomic window:
- a CDS encoding uncharacterized protein (PKUD0B09640; similar to Saccharomyces cerevisiae YCR032W (BPH1); ancestral locus Anc_1.144): MNERELVNEFLCLLDFKERNVQSDEFTSMVCKWDVFSDYDETKTLDDIVKYDNRIWECGEIRYMLFYDDNYVKKGMLKLISLFQDEAFLNKNILFKRKMLMIIFQLVRASVINKVRVYSSQLVDAILGNIEKKHDEIIYKISCCLMLEFVELGYDSVQFKRFQSVIQSDEEIMRKLQNIFTDGNYLYNSLVFDSFNQELIMRGLTLKSTTSSFMVSCWVRLSSLCWYKPGDQDHEGYRIFELLHPNGSLFVSYTIDNGELILKTSTEEHSFECFQFQLDKLYNISIAHVCEGKKMTRIDVFLDGNLIQPKVVQNIFNQAISGSFFLPSNLSLDLIVSGPPHSHQVMEISNIYVVESDKYRDWVTCFYALGPNYSGSFADSDVSRFVNSNTLCQSERNIPTNPETSLYNISRLDSKELTLVFNSASTSNSEIVYYVKVEGKLKQLCFKNDAVFIKRGKSILNSLDACGGYIWCLTLVANASTAACLIQALEFLFELLSYYKYFETRFTRSCGYEILAVLLKSKRKFLNTNILELVLKYTGYNDSNPDQSYIRHTVAYKTLILDFDIWQSTSNIQNDNMNQFLLYQISVFSQESQYSAYNRNKLKEMKTAKKVLLNLKKGTFGQILLDTISNTLMIEAKYNHSNEFVRLLLEHVIYSLNREQSSKYQFELGGAVILKIVKSLIESNNKINGALSTKFLFTALQGPSDMREIALDILLNYITSNVSIYLAFVKQGGFYITLYSLRNDFANYKILNKLYGATFGLDFLENEIYTLSELAARTHTKEVRSVKNTYYFTLLTNLMRFGANSMISEDVIRDYVNMLFILKKNDEFTAKFLMNTELINSILFVATTLKKNESSLLEKFLEFLTRLLIDELYTDNEQTLIMMEKMYHDSPNEFSLIMIPLILRKMKTFEHLMNLLFANLNKATRLAKLLIKYLQNKIDVEIDKLEYLQSMENVVLVIPRLTQASESFSALIPIAQILTKEYVKSYLLMFRYYLENLGNLNKDHQSEILKIFGRMFMSNPEILLKNLDSKGFCLLIACFMKLLKLNTSLAANCIRIMLLEVHPTELLKTLDVDPEYDGTLYDLFCCVVNIDDTEVFQKFSDETVHRFFEKVYENEFGTMGWDNFTKRKTSFEEYVDSRLKMEKSAKFIENNIELYSKLIYQKESKIVNSFIQDDIDDFSYYMNMFVNLMANISSTDMQKHKALSFIEGKNRKRNKVVDVLSNDNYAIFDITDIQKTTSSTENFSILNDDLEDFNFVDSIIVTNDDFDENRTRRVVRNLFVNDRVSDIYNVTQIVGLDPIESILVLGSTHIYIVEGYFYSKNGEICCDYEAPEEERDEIVKILRTVSLKDNVDTNKSLKHLRIHKSRSWPLSTLVAVSKRKFLLRDVSFELFFKDGLSILLSCGDTSKREKLFNKLSRIVGGKLIDKSFEEALKLSSQQKIKSITNKENLSSFMESLAVSDVSKSEITKKWRNREISNFQYLILLNTISGRTFNDLTQYPVFPFVLSDYSSSTIDLSDPSVYRDFSKPMGAQSPGREQQFRDRFEATQEMSQDTPPFHYGTHYSSAMIVTSYMIRMHPFTDSFLKLQGGKFDHPARLFHSINKLWTSASSDNTTDVRELIPEFYYFPEFLTNSNKFKFGNLQDGTPVDDVELPPWSDGDPIKFVRIMREALESDYASEHLPEWIDLVFGYKQQGPEAINATNVFHYLSYPGSVDLTKVMDEHERAVMISIIHNFGQTPVQIFRKKHPLRNKEVKLGSNLKYNFQVGFKNVRTNVEKNTYKVEKFELDEENSVWFGVPPNTWVYKNLKIEKVGINSLLINGNIFEELVKDGEITSVCILSASRFSIGCNNGLIRILELTNDPYKYVLNSQRGLIKLEQNKGKPRAKYVLLELEDFYGGHYGNVIKQKFLKNDQVLITLERAGDHLSVWNTGRGIHLMCQLNSSDESIIDFDVYEDDSLVVGLTGEHLYIWRYNGELIRQISIDINPSNRHWVRICENHSGNDFMRGLLLLVDDGVYYLDEAFELERIAALPVGEHVGDVRFGFSFERGFRVVYCVGNEIIMVE; this comes from the coding sequence ATGAATGAAAGAGAATTAGTGAACGAATTCCTTTGTCTGTTggatttcaaagaaagaaatgttCAGAGTGATGAATTTACTTCAATGGTATGCAAATGGGATGTTTTTTCCGATTATGATGAAACCAAGACTTTGGATGATATAGTTAAATATGACAACCGTATCTGGGAATGTGGGGAAATTCGGTACATGTTGTTTTATGATGATAACTATGTTAAAAAAGGAATGCTTAAGTTAATTAGTTTATTCCAGGATGAGGCATTTCTAAATAAGAACATCCTTTTTAAGAGGAAAATGCTCATGATAATATTTCAGTTAGTAAGAGCTTCCGTTATTAATAAGGTTAGGGTGTATTCCTCTCAATTGGTTGACGCTATTCTTggaaatattgaaaagaaacatgATGAGATAATCTACAAAATTAGCTGTTGCTTGATGTTGGAATTTGTGGAACTTGGGTATGATTCTGTTCAATTTAAAAGATTCCAATCGGTTATTCAAAGTGACGAAGAAATAATGAGAAAGTTACAAAACATCTTCACCGACGGCAATTATCTTTACAATTCTCTGGTTTTTGATTCATTCAATCAGGAATTAATCATGAGAGGACTCACATTGAAGAGTACTACATCATCTTTCATGGTTTCCTGCTGGGTAAGACTTTCAAGTTTATGTTGGTATAAACCCGGTGACCAGGACCATGAAGGGTACAGAATTTTTGAACTATTACATCCCAATGGTTCTCTGTTTGTTTCTTACACAATTGATAATGGAGAGTTGATTCTAAAAACTTCTACAGAGGAACATTCGTTTGagtgttttcaatttcaactaGACAAACTTTATAATATCTCAATTGCACACGTTTGTGAAGGAAAGAAGATGACAAGGAttgatgttttccttgatgGTAATTTGATTCAACCCAAAGTCGTACAGAACATATTTAACCAAGCTATTTCAGGGTCATTTTTTCTGCCTTCAAACTTGagtttggatttgattgtATCTGGGCCTCCGCACAGTCATCAAGTGATGgaaatttccaatatttATGTTGTTGAGTCGGATAAATATCGTGATTGGGTCACCTGTTTTTACGCATTGGGTCCCAATTATTCTGGATCTTTCGCCGATTCAGACGTCTCACGGTTTGTTAACTCTAATACATTATGCCAAAGTGAACGCAATATTCCTACAAACCCCGAAACGTCATTGTATAACATATCGAGGCTAGATTCTAAAGAGTTAACTCTTGTATTTAACTCTGCCTCCACATCCAACTCAGAGATTGTGTATTACGTCAAGGTTGAGGGGAAACTGAAACAGCTTTGTTTTAAAAATGATGCAgtttttatcaaaaggGGCAAATCAATATTGAATTCATTAGACGCCTGTGGGGGGTATATATGGTGTTTGACTTTGGTTGCAAATGCGAGTACCGCAGCCTGTTTGATACAAGCCTTAGAGTTTCTATTTGAGTTGCTCAGCTATtataaatattttgaaaccCGATTTACCAGAAGTTGTGGCTATGAGATTCTGGCCGTCCttttaaaatcaaagagaaaattctTGAATACTAACATTCTTGAATTGGTCCTAAAATACACGGGCTACAATGATTCAAACCCAGATCAGTCATATATCAGACACACTGTTGCATATAAAACCCTTATCTTAGATTTCGATATATGGCAGTCGACTTCAAATATTCAGAATGATAATATGAATCAGTTCTTGTTATATCAAATTAGTGTATTCTCTCAGGAAAGTCAATACTCGGCTtataatagaaacaaattaaaggaaatgaaGACTGCAAAAAAGGTACTtctaaatttgaaaaagggAACATTTGGTCAAATACTACTGGATACTATTTCAAATACCCTAATGATTGAAGCTAAATACAATcattcaaatgaatttgTGAGGTTACTATTGGAGCATGTTATATATTCCTTAAATAGGGAGCAATCAAGTAAATACCAATTTGAACTAGGGGGTGCTGTCATTCTGAAGATTGTGAAGTCACTAATTGAgagcaacaacaagatTAACGGGGCTCTCAGCACgaaatttttgtttactGCATTACAAGGGCCCAGTGATATGCGAGAGATTGCACTGGATATTCTTCTTAATTATATCACctcaaatgtttcaatatatttggCGTTTGTAAAGCAAGGGGGGTTTTACATTACACTATACTCTCTCAGAAATGATTTTGCAAATTACAAAATTCTGAACAAGTTATATGGAGCTACATTTGGTTTAgattttttggaaaacgAAATCTACACTTTAAGTGAACTAGCTGCTCGCACGCACACCAAAGAGGTGAGATCCGTCAAAAACACATATTATTTTACGTTGCTAACCAACTTGATGCGCTTTGGagcaaattcaatgatttctGAGGATGTTATCCGAGATTATGTAAATAtgctttttattttaaagaaaaatgatgaatttaCAGCTAAGTTTCTCATGAATACGGAGCTAATCAATTCCATCTTATTTGTTGCcacaactttgaaaaagaatgaaTCGTCCTTacttgaaaagtttttggaGTTTTTAACCAGGTTGCTTATTGACGAATTATACACAGATAATGAACAGACACTTATaatgatggaaaaaatGTATCATGATAGTCCAAATGAATTCAGTCTGATCATGATTCCCTTGATTCTACgtaaaatgaaaacatttgaaCACCTGATGAACTTGTTATTTGCCAATTTAAACAAAGCAACTCGGCTAGCCAAACTTTTGATCAAATATTTACAGAATAAgattgatgttgaaattgataagTTGGAATATTTACAAAGCATGGAGAACGTCGTTTTGGTTATCCCAAGATTAACACAAGCTTCGGAATCTTTTTCTGCCTTAATTCCTATTGCACAAATACTAACAAAAGAATATGTTAAGTCGTATCTTCTGATGTTCAGGTattatttagaaaatttGGGAAACTTGAATAAGGACCATCAATcagaaattttgaaaatttttggAAGGATGTTTATGTCAAATCCAGAAATCTTATTAAAGAACTTAGACTCCAAGGGGTTTTGTTTGCTGATTGCCTGCTTTATGAAATTATTAAAACTAAACACTTCATTAGCAGCTAACTGCATTCGTATAATGCTTTTGGAAGTCCATCCAACGGAACTTCTCAAAACTCTTGATGTTGATCCTGAATATGATGGAACCCTTTATGATTTATTTTGCTGCGTCGTTAACATAGACGATACAGAAGTTTTCCAGAAGTTTTCTGATGAAACAGTCCATAGgttctttgaaaaagtgTACGAGAATGAATTTGGAACTATGGGGTGGGATAATTTTACCAAACGAAAAACcagttttgaagaatatgtAGATTcgagattgaaaatggagaaatcagccaaatttattgaaaacaacatTGAACTTTACAGTAaattgatttatcaaaaagaatccaaaataGTCAACTCATTTATTCAGGATGATATTGACGATTTCAGCTACTATATGAATATGTTTGTCAACTTGATGGCCAATATTTCCAGTACTGACATGCAAAAGCATAAAGCCTTGAGCTTCATCGAGGGAAAGAATAGAAAAAGGAataaagttgttgatgttttatcaaatgatAACTATGCTATATTTGATATTACTGATATACAAAAAACGACCAGCAGTACAGAAAACTTCTCGATTTTAAATGATGATCTTGAGgattttaattttgttgattccaTCATCGTTActaatgatgattttgatgaaaatagaaCCAGAAGAGTCGTTAGAAACTTATTTGTCAATGATCGTGTTAGTGATATATACAATGTGACACAAATTGTAGGGCTGGATCCTATTGAGTCTATTCTTGTTTTGGGTTCTACGCATATCTATATTGTGGAGGGATATTTTTATAGCaaaaatggtgaaataTGCTGTGATTATGAAGCACCAGAGGAAGAAAGAGATGAGATTGTCAAGATATTGAGAACTGTCAGCTTAAAGGACAATGTTGATACTAATAAGTCTTTAAAACATCTACGAATTCACAAGTCAAGGAGTTGGCCATTATCTACATTAGTGGCTGTTTCTAAAAGGAAATTTTTATTGAGAGATGTttcatttgaattattttttaaagatGGACTTTCAATATTACTATCGTGTGGCGACACGAGTAAGAGAGAAAAATTATTTAATAAGCTATCAAGGATTGTTGGTGGTAAGTTAATCGATAAGAGTTTTGAGGAGGCGTTGAAGCTTTCATcacaacaaaaaatcaaatctaTCACgaacaaagaaaacctTTCCAGTTTCATGGAATCATTAGCCGTTTCCGATGTTTCCAAAAGTGAAATCACtaaaaaatggagaaatagagaaatatcgaattttcaatatttaaTCCTACTTAATACAATATCGGGGAGAACATTCAATGATCTCACACAATATCCGGTTTTCCCCTTTGTTTTGTCCGATTATTCGTCCTCGACTATTGATCTAAGCGATCCTTCCGTTTATAGGGATTTTTCCAAGCCTATGGGTGCACAATCACCAGGTAGGGAACAACAGTTTAGGGATAGATTTGAAGCAACCCAGGAAATGTCACAAGACACTCCTCCATTCCATTATGGTACTCACTATTCTTCCGCCATGATAGTTACCTCATATATGATACGGATGCATCCATTTACAGattcttttttgaaacttcaaGGCGGTAAATTTGACCATCCAGCCAGGTTATTCCACTCGATCAATAAATTGTGGACTAGTGCTTCAAGTGATAACACTACTGATGTCAGAGAATTGATACCGGAATTTTACTATTTCCCCGAATTtttaacaaattcaaacaagTTCAAATTTGGCAATTTACAAGACGGGACTCCTGtagatgatgttgaattaCCACCTTGGAGTGATGGTGACCCGATAAAGTTTGTACGTATAATGCGAGAGGCACTGGAGAGCGATTACGCTAGTGAGCATTTGCCCGAATGGATTGATCTAGTGTTTGGATACAAGCAGCAAGGACCAGAGGCTATAAATGCTACCAATGTTTTCCATTATTTGAGTTATCCAGGAAGTGTTGATTTGACGAAAGTGATGGACGAACATGAGCGTGCAGTGATGATTTCCATTATACATAATTTTGGACAAACGCCAGTGCAAATTTTTAGGAAAAAGCATCCATTAAGAAATAAAGAAGTAAAGCTGGGAAGCAATTTGAAGTATAATTTTCAGGTTGGTTTTAAGAATGTCAGGACCAATGTTGAGAAGAATACTTATAAGGTTGAGAAGTTCGAGCTCGACGAAGAGAATAGTGTGTGGTTTGGAGTGCCACCAAATACGTGGGTTTATAAAAATCTAAAAATCGAAAAGGTTGGGATTAATTCTCTGTTGATCAACGGTAACATCTTTGAAGAGCTTGTCAAGGACGGTGAAATAACCTCAGTCTGCATACTCTCTGCATCGAGATTCAGTATTGGGTGTAATAATGGACTTATTAGGATACTTGAGTTAACAAACGATCCATACAAGTACGTGCTGAACTCACAGAGAGGTCTAATCAAATTAGAGCAGAATAAGGGGAAACCACGAGCTAAGTATGTGTTACTGGAATTGGAAGATTTCTACGGTGGACATTATGGAAATGTCATCAAACAGAAATTCCTCAAGAATGACCAAGTTCTAATAACTTTGGAGCGTGCGGGAGACCATTTAAGCGTTTGGAACACAGGCCGTGGGATTCATTTGATGTGTCAGTTGAACTCGTCGGACGAGAGTATCATTGACTTTGATGTTTATGAAGATGATAGTTTGGTTGTTGGGTTGACTGGGGAGCACTTGTACATCTGGAGATATAATGGCGAACTCATCCGTCAAATATCGATTGATATAAACCCTTCTAACCGGCATTGGGTCCGAATTTGTGAGAACCATAGTGGAAACGATTTTATGAGGGGGCTACTACTGTTGGTTGATGATGGGGTATATTATTTAGATGAGGCTTTCGAGCTAGAAAGAATTGCGGCTTTGCCGGTTGGTGAACATGTAGGGGACGTACGTTTTGGGTTTTCCTTCGAGAGAGGGTTTCGGGTGGTGTATTGTGTTGGaaatgaaatcatcatGGTGGAGTAG